Genomic DNA from candidate division WOR-3 bacterium:
TCTTTAATCTTATTCTCGCAAAATTTGTAAGTTCCTCTATATTTTCACTTAACTTAACATTAAATTTTTCTTCAAAAAGATTTTTAACATCAAATCTTGAAAAGTGTATTGCAGGAGCTACAATATGTTTAGGTGGTGAACCTGCAAGGTCACATATCCATTCACCCAAATCAGTTTCGTTAAACTCATAACCCTTCTTTCTTAAAAATTTTTTTAACCCAATTTCTTCTTGAGTCATAGATTTTGAAGCAACTATTTTTTTTGATTTTTCCTTTTCAAGAATTCCTTTCACTACGCTTTTTACCTCTTCCGGTGTTCTGGCTAAAAAAACCTTTGCTCCTTTTTCTTCCATTTTTTTTATGAAAATTTTTAGAAGTTCTTTATAATTCTTTATAGAGTTTTCTTTTATATTTCTTGCCCTTTCTCTTAATTCCTCAAAATTTATTTCCTTGATTGCATTGTTTCTTTTATCAAAAGCCCTTTTTATATTTATTAAAACTCTGTTACTTTCCATGAAATAAAATTTTTTCTAAAGGATGAATTATTTCAAATCCCTTTGATTTCATGTGAAGGGAACATCCTGGTTCTATTGAGATAATTTGCTTTTCTTTATATTTTGCTTTAAGAATTTTTTCAGAGATTTTAGGATAAATGGATGAGAATACACCACCGAAACCACAGCAACCAAGAAATTCTGGTCTTTTGTTTTTAAAAATTTTAAAATGACAGGAAGTATGAAAATAATAAGGTAATTCAATTATTTTCTCTTTGATTAAAAAATTTGTAATTTCTTCAGCATAAAAAGAAATTTTTTTCTCTGTAAGTAAGGGTAAATTTTCTAAGACATATTCAAGACAGGAGCCGGAAAAGAATAAAATTTTTTTGTTTTCCCATTCCTTTAAAATTAAGTTCCCAATTTTTTTTGCTTTTTTAAAGTTTCCGGTATTATAAAAAACCTGTCCACAGCAAAAAGGTTTATTTAAAATTTGAGTTTCAAATTCTTTTTCTTGAAGAAATTTTTTTGTTTTTTTAATTAAATTTTTATAAATTAAATTTCCAAGGCAGGTAGGGAAGATGTAAATTTTTTTGTTCATTATTTTATAATTATAAGTGTGTTAAAATCTATTATTAAAGATATTTTAAATTTCTTTTTTCCTCCTCTTTGTTTAATCTGTGAAAATTTAAAAGAAGATAAATTTTTCTGCAAAAGTTGTTTAGAACTTATTTTAAGGTCAAAAATACATCCACCTTTTTGTAAAAAATGCGGAAGGAGTTTAAAGGGTCATAAATGCAGTATTAAATTAAAATATATTGATGAAGTTTATGCAATTTTTAATTATAATGATATAATTAAAGAGCTTATAGAAAGTTATAAATTCAGAAGGTATACAAAAATTTCAGAATTTTTTGTTCCCTTTGTGATTGAAAGAATTGAAAAAGTTTTGCCTCCATTTGATGTGATAATTCCAGTCCCACTTCATCCTTCAAAGGAAAGGGAAAGAGGATTTAATCAGAATGTTTTAAT
This window encodes:
- a CDS encoding ComF family protein, which codes for MLKSIIKDILNFFFPPLCLICENLKEDKFFCKSCLELILRSKIHPPFCKKCGRSLKGHKCSIKLKYIDEVYAIFNYNDIIKELIESYKFRRYTKISEFFVPFVIERIEKVLPPFDVIIPVPLHPSKERERGFNQNVLILESVKKIFKINYRNDILIRLKPTRPQSRIKEFKKREENVWDAFKVIKSNEVKYKRILLFDDVLTSGKTLEECAKVLKSKGSEKVFALSIATGS
- a CDS encoding (Fe-S)-binding protein; the encoded protein is MNKKIYIFPTCLGNLIYKNLIKKTKKFLQEKEFETQILNKPFCCGQVFYNTGNFKKAKKIGNLILKEWENKKILFFSGSCLEYVLENLPLLTEKKISFYAEEITNFLIKEKIIELPYYFHTSCHFKIFKNKRPEFLGCCGFGGVFSSIYPKISEKILKAKYKEKQIISIEPGCSLHMKSKGFEIIHPLEKILFHGK